The nucleotide sequence TTTCAAATTCTTCAGTTTTGGTATAACCCACTTTTTCTGAAAGCACTTTTTCACCTTCAAAATAATAGCTTATCTGAAATGGAGCTTTTGTAATTACAACATCAAGGCCATCGGTATCGATTTTTAATGAGTTATCATCTTCAGAAACATTTACCTTCACATTTTTAGGCGCTAATACCACCGCAAAAGATTCCGGATTGTACTTTTCACCTTTTGGAATAAAAGAGGTTTCCATGATCTCTTTGGTGAAAGGCATAAACCGGTATACTCCATCGCTGGTAGAAATGGTGATCACATTAGCTTCTACTTTATGTGTTTGATATTTTCTATCAGGATTTTGTGCATGTAATGAGAAGGAAATTATTCCTATAAACAGAGCAACAAAAAGCTGTTTTGAGATTATGAATGTTGGCTTATTTTTCAAATTTTGTTTTTATAAAATTACTTCAACTCGATCACCATCGGTGATTTTGCATTGATCTTTAATTTCCCAGAAAGATCTACTCCTTCTCCGGTTAAAATATCTGTTCCGGAAGTATGTTCTTTAATTCCTTCAGCAAAACGATCTAATGAGATCTCTTTATCTTCAGAATTATTATTCATCACTACCATTACCGTTTCTTTCTCGTTATATCTGAAATACACATACACATTGTCTTCCGGTAAGAACTGCATCAATTTACCAAAGTGCAGCACGTCTTTATTCTTTCTATAATTCAACAGTTTCTTGGTGAAAGCGTAAAATTCATTCTGATTATCTGTTCTTCCTGCTTGAGTAAAAGCACTTGCATCATCACCTTGCCATCCTCCGGGAAAATCGCGACGAATGTCTCCGTCTCCTTTAGCATCTTTGTCTCCCATCATTCCTAACTCATCACCATAATATACCTGAGGAATTCCTCTAGTGGTGAAAACAAGCGTCATTGCTAATTTGTACTTATCAAGATCTCCCTTATAGATCTGATTAATCCTGTTGGTATCATGATTTCCGGCAAAGACTAAAATATTATCGATATCTGCATACAAGAAATCATTTACAAAATTCTCATAAGCTTTCATCATTCCATTTCCCCAACCTTGATCTTCTTCATTAAACATAGAGGTTAATGCATCATGAAAGGTGAAATCCATCACAGAAGGCAGGTAAGAATTATAACTTTGAATGGCGCTAATTGGGCTGTCTTTTTGCCAAAAAGAGATCTGCGCCTGATCGTGCATCCAAACTTCCCCAACGATATTGAAATTTGGATATTCATCCATAATTCCTTTCGTCCAAGCCGCAATTCCCTGTTTGTCATTATAAGAATACGTATCTACTCTAAATCCGTCTAGATCTGCATACTCTATCCACCAAATTGCATTTTGAAGTAAATATGTAGTCACTAAAGGATTGCTCTGATTTAGATCTGGCATTGTCTTGGTAAACCAACCATCTACGCAATATCTCAGATCTCTTGCAGAAGCATTTTGATCCATTTGCGTGGTCATTCTATAATTAGAGTTGGCGTATCCCGGAAACTGATGAATCCATGTGTAGGTAGGAAGATCTTTTATCATCCAATGCTCTGCGCCCCAGTGATTGGTAACATAATCCATAATAAGTTTAAGATCTTTTTTATGCATTTCTGCGGAAAGACGCTTGTAATCTTCATTGGTACCATAACGAGGATCGATGTTGTAAACATCGCTTTGCGCGTAGGTATGATAAGAATATGTAGGATCATCATCTTCTAATAACGGGGTACTCCACACTGCTGTAGCTCCTAATTCTTCTATATAATCTAAATGATCTATAATTCCCTGAATATCTCCTCCATGTCTCCCTCCTAAATTATCACGATCTGCTTTTTCCAACATTTCTTTGGAAGAATCATTTTTAGGATCTCCATTTGCAAACCTGTCTGGCATGATGAGATACATAACATCACTAGCATCAAAACCTTGACGTAAAGCTGAGTTTTCACGACGCTCCTTTACTTCATAATTCTTGCTGAAAGTCACTTTCCCTTTTTTCTTAAAATCGATTTTTAATGTTCCTGCTGCTACATCTTTCAAATCTAAGGTTACAAAAACGTAGTTTGGGTTTTCGGTTTTTGTAATGCCGTTGATCACAACATCATTGCTCACAGCTACATCATATTGGGCGATATCTTTCCCGTGGAACATGATCTGCAATTCATTTTGTTGCATTCCAGACCACCAAAATGGCGGTTCCATATGATCTATTTGCGCGTTCACAGAAAATCCGCAAACTAAAAAGACTAAAAATAAAAGGTTAGATACTCTCATAAATTCGATATTCTAAGAAATAAAAGATCCAGAGAGCGCAATACATTTAAATGTTAAAGAAGATATCTTCCAACTAAAATGCAATATGTGCTTTCCGGATCTCTCAATATTTATTAATTTTTTAAACTGTGATCAATTCATTTGGAGTGACTTCTACCAACCTATCTTTTACTAAGATCTTAATAGCCTCCTCTCCTTCTAAACTGAAAGTAGTTTTATCTGCCGCTACCTTGATCTTTAAGATCTGATTTCTAAAATTCACTTTAAAAGAATAGCCTTTCCACTCTTCTGGAATTCTTGGGCTGAAGGAAAGCTTATCGTCTACGATTCTCATTCCACCAAAACCTTCTACAATGCTCATCCAAGTTCCCGCCATACTTGTAATATGGCACCCTTCTTTTACCTCGTTGTTATAATCATCAAGATCTAATCTAGAAGTACGAACATAAAACTCATATGCCTGGGCCATTCTTCCCAATTTCGCAGCCTGAATACTGTGTACACAAGGAGAAAGAGAAGATTCATGAACGGTTAATGGCTCATAAAAATCGAAATGTTTTTCTAACTCATTTTCTTTGAAATGATCTTCAAAGAAATAGAAACCTTGCAATACATCTGCTTGTTTAATATAACAAGATCTCAAAATTCTATCCCAACTCCATGTTTGGTTTATCGGGCGCATTTTAGGATCTAGATCTTCCACAGGAATGATCTCTTTATCTAAGAAACCATCTTGTTGTAAGAAAACTCCTTTTTCTTCTGAATATGGGAAATACATATTGTCAGCCACATCTTTCCATTCCATTAATTCAGAATCTGATAGATTGGTATGCCCCATAATTCGATCATAATCTTCTTTATGACCAGATTTTACCTTGTCTATCATTTGCATACAATATTCGATACACCATTTTGCTAAATAGTTGGTATACCAGTTATTGTTCACGTTATTTTCATATTCGTTAGGCCCGGTAACTCCAAGAATCACGAATTTATTCTTCGCTTTGCTGAAGTTTGCACGTTGCTGCCAGAAACGAGCCACAGCAATCATTACTTCTAAACCTTTTTCTGGGATGTAATCAAAATCTCCTGTATAGCGCACATAATTGTAAATGGCAAATACCATAGAACCGTTACGGTGAATCTCCTCAAAGGTGATCTCCCACTCGTTATGACTTTCTTCCCCGTTCATAGTAACCATTGGATATAAAGCAGCGCCATTAGTAAAGCCTAATTTTTCTGCATTTTCAATAGCTTTTTGAAGGTGATTGTATCTGTACGTTAATAAGTTTCTTGCAACCTGCTGATCTTTTGTAGCCATGTAGAATGGAATACAATAAGCCTCAGTATCCCAATAAGTGCTTCCACCATATTTTTCTCCGGTAAATCCTTTTGGTCCAATATTCAAACGTTCATCTTTACCAGAATAAGTTTGATTTAGCTGAAAGATGTTGAATCTAATTCCCTGTTGTGCTTTTACATCTCCTTCAATAGAAATATCTGCCATTTCCCAGATCTTAACCCAGGTTTCTTTTTGCATTTGCAACAAAGCGTCAAAACCATGATCTAAGGCAGTAGCAAGTACATTTTTAGCTGCATCTACCAACCCATTTTTCTCATGATTCATGTCTGTAACATAACCCGCATATTTACGGATCTTTACAGTGTCCCCTTTTTCAGCAAAAACAGCATAAGAGAATTCTATTTTGTTTTCTTCTTGTTTAGAATTGAAGTCTGCTTGAACTTTCTCTTCATTCACAAAAATTTCAGACTGCATATACGTGCACGCCAAAAACTCAGTTTTAAGCGTTTGAGATGTAATAAAAGCCTGATGACCTTCTTCTTTTATAGCTACCGTTTTCCAGAAACGCTCTTCCCAGTTAGCATCGGTATTACTAATTCCGCTGTCTAAATAAGGTTTAAAAACGATCTTCGCTTTCCCGCTTAGAAGTTCTACATTATAGTCTATAGCTCCCAACTCATCCAATTCCATAGAAAGGAATCTGGTAGCAGTTACTTTAATTTTTATATCATTTGGAAGAGTAGCCACAAAACTACGTTTTAGCCATCCTTCTTTCATGTTCAATTCTCTGCGGAAATCTTCAATACTTTTACACGTATTAAGATCTAAAGACTCACCTTCAACTTCAACATCTATCCCAATCCAGTTTGGAGCATTCAATACTTTTGCGAAATATTCCGGATATCCATTTTTCCACCAGCCAACTTTTGTCTTATCTGGGTAATAAATACCAGCTATGTAACTTCCCTGAAAAGAAGAACCTGTATAAGATTCTTCGAAATTGGCACGTTGCCCCATGGCTCCATTTCCAATACTAAAAAGACTTTCTGAAGATTTCACCCGTCCTTTCTCAAATCCTTCTTCAATGATAGACCAGCTATCCGGTTGTATATAATCTTGATTCATCGCTTACTTGGTAACTAATTTTTTAATAAAATCTATTTCAATTTCTGTGAAATCGGTATAAACGTGATCGGCTTCATTTAAAACAGCTTCTTCACCAATTCCAATACTTGTCATTTTAGCTAAATTTGCAGCCTGAATTCCGGCAACCGAATCTTCAAAAACTACACAGTTTTCTGGGTCAACATTTAACTGATCTGCTGCAATAAGGAAAACTTCAGGGTTAGGTTTTGCTTTGCTTACATCGTTCCCATCAACTATAGCATCAAAACTTTGATACAAGCCTACTTTTTCCAATATATTCCTTGCATTCTTACTAGCAGAGCCTAAAGCAATTGGAATATCATTTTCTTTTAAAAAATCAATGATTTCAGAAACGCCAGGCAGAATGTCACTTTTAGTCATTCCGGAGATATAAGAAAGATAATTATCATTCTTCATCGCCATTTGTTCCATAAATTCGTCTTCGGTAAGTGTTACGCCACCCCAGCCCAAGATTATTTCTAAAGATTTCACTCGGCTTACTCCTTTAAGCTCTTCGTTTTGGGTTTCTGTGATATCAAATCCAAGATCATTTGCTAGCTTTCGCCAAGCCAAAAAATGAAATTTTGCAGTATCTACAATTACCCCGTCCAGGTCAAAAATGACTCCTTTACTATTGCTCACTTATATTAATTTTACGTTGAGTTTTTACTCTTAATGTTAATAATCCTGCTACAATCATAGAAACTCCTCCTATAATTAGCGCATAGATTGGCTCGTTATTGAAAAGTTCTTTAACTAAAAATCCTAATATGGTTGCTGCAACTATTTGCGGAATTACAATAAAGAAGTTAAAAACTCCCATATAGTAACCCATTTTTGCTGAAGGTAGTGATCCTGAAAGCATGGCATATGGTATAGACAAAATACTCGCCCATGCAATTCCAACTCCCACCATGGCCATTAACAATCCTATTTTATCTGAAAGAAAATAGATAGAAATAAGCCCTAATCCTCCTGCACAAAGTGCCAGCATGTGTGTGAATTTATTACTTGTTCTTCTAGCCAGTACCGGTAACAAAAATGCTACTGCTGCTGCAACTCCATTATAAACAGTAAACATTACTGTTACCCAATCTGCCGCATCATTATAAAGTTCTGAGGTAGTGTCTCTTGTTCCAAAAACATGTCCGGTTACGGCCTGCGTGGTATAGATCCACATGGAGAATAGTGCAAACCATGAAAAGAATTGCACCCACGCCAGTTGCTTCATAGCAGATGGCATGTTTAACATGTCTGTAATAATAATTGTGAATCCGTTTCTCGTATTATTCTT is from Gillisia sp. Hel1_33_143 and encodes:
- a CDS encoding glycoside hydrolase family 65 protein; this encodes MNQDYIQPDSWSIIEEGFEKGRVKSSESLFSIGNGAMGQRANFEESYTGSSFQGSYIAGIYYPDKTKVGWWKNGYPEYFAKVLNAPNWIGIDVEVEGESLDLNTCKSIEDFRRELNMKEGWLKRSFVATLPNDIKIKVTATRFLSMELDELGAIDYNVELLSGKAKIVFKPYLDSGISNTDANWEERFWKTVAIKEEGHQAFITSQTLKTEFLACTYMQSEIFVNEEKVQADFNSKQEENKIEFSYAVFAEKGDTVKIRKYAGYVTDMNHEKNGLVDAAKNVLATALDHGFDALLQMQKETWVKIWEMADISIEGDVKAQQGIRFNIFQLNQTYSGKDERLNIGPKGFTGEKYGGSTYWDTEAYCIPFYMATKDQQVARNLLTYRYNHLQKAIENAEKLGFTNGAALYPMVTMNGEESHNEWEITFEEIHRNGSMVFAIYNYVRYTGDFDYIPEKGLEVMIAVARFWQQRANFSKAKNKFVILGVTGPNEYENNVNNNWYTNYLAKWCIEYCMQMIDKVKSGHKEDYDRIMGHTNLSDSELMEWKDVADNMYFPYSEEKGVFLQQDGFLDKEIIPVEDLDPKMRPINQTWSWDRILRSCYIKQADVLQGFYFFEDHFKENELEKHFDFYEPLTVHESSLSPCVHSIQAAKLGRMAQAYEFYVRTSRLDLDDYNNEVKEGCHITSMAGTWMSIVEGFGGMRIVDDKLSFSPRIPEEWKGYSFKVNFRNQILKIKVAADKTTFSLEGEEAIKILVKDRLVEVTPNELITV
- the pgmB gene encoding beta-phosphoglucomutase, whose product is MSNSKGVIFDLDGVIVDTAKFHFLAWRKLANDLGFDITETQNEELKGVSRVKSLEIILGWGGVTLTEDEFMEQMAMKNDNYLSYISGMTKSDILPGVSEIIDFLKENDIPIALGSASKNARNILEKVGLYQSFDAIVDGNDVSKAKPNPEVFLIAADQLNVDPENCVVFEDSVAGIQAANLAKMTSIGIGEEAVLNEADHVYTDFTEIEIDFIKKLVTK
- a CDS encoding glycoside hydrolase family 13 protein, coding for MRVSNLLFLVFLVCGFSVNAQIDHMEPPFWWSGMQQNELQIMFHGKDIAQYDVAVSNDVVINGITKTENPNYVFVTLDLKDVAAGTLKIDFKKKGKVTFSKNYEVKERRENSALRQGFDASDVMYLIMPDRFANGDPKNDSSKEMLEKADRDNLGGRHGGDIQGIIDHLDYIEELGATAVWSTPLLEDDDPTYSYHTYAQSDVYNIDPRYGTNEDYKRLSAEMHKKDLKLIMDYVTNHWGAEHWMIKDLPTYTWIHQFPGYANSNYRMTTQMDQNASARDLRYCVDGWFTKTMPDLNQSNPLVTTYLLQNAIWWIEYADLDGFRVDTYSYNDKQGIAAWTKGIMDEYPNFNIVGEVWMHDQAQISFWQKDSPISAIQSYNSYLPSVMDFTFHDALTSMFNEEDQGWGNGMMKAYENFVNDFLYADIDNILVFAGNHDTNRINQIYKGDLDKYKLAMTLVFTTRGIPQVYYGDELGMMGDKDAKGDGDIRRDFPGGWQGDDASAFTQAGRTDNQNEFYAFTKKLLNYRKNKDVLHFGKLMQFLPEDNVYVYFRYNEKETVMVVMNNNSEDKEISLDRFAEGIKEHTSGTDILTGEGVDLSGKLKINAKSPMVIELK